AACGAGGCCACGTTCAAGCTCGACACCGGTGGCGTCAAGCACACCGCGGTGTTCGGCGTCGAATATTCGAACGAGAACATTTCGATCGACCGTTACACCGGCCTCTCTTCCGAGCTGTTCGGCGGCGGTTCGACTAGCAACGGCGCCGTCACAGGAGTCAATCTCTACTCGCCGCAATACACCAACATTCCCTTCAGCAACACGCCTTCGCTGGTCGGGAACCCGACGCGCTATGGCGTCAACACCAGCAGCGTGTATGTGATGGATACCGCGAATTGGCAGGACACGGTCATCGTCAACGGCGGCGTGCGCTACGATGGCTACAGTCAGAGTTCATCCACCAATTCGGCCTACCTCAAGCAAAGCTCCGATCTCGTCAATTACAACGTCGGCGTGGTCTACAAGCCGATGTCGATCGGAAGCGTCTATGCCGCTTATGCGACCTCCGCGAATCCGTTCGGTTCGGAGCTCGACGCGACCGGCACCGATTACGGTGGCGTTCCCGCCAACTCGACTATCCTGCTCGGGCCCGAGCGCAACAAGGCGGCAGAGATCGGCACCAAATGGGAGCTGGCGGACCGTCACCTGTTGGTCAGCGCAGCGCTGTTCCAGACCACCAAGGATAACGCGCGAGAGACCGTCAATAACCTGCTCACCTCGGGTGCGGCCTACCGCATCCAGGGCATCGACATCGAGGCCGAAGGCAAGATCACGGATCGCTGGAGCATCTTCGGCGGCTTGGTGTTGATGCAGTCGAAGGTCACGCAAAGCGGTGTCGCCTCCAACATCGGCCTGCAACTCGCCAACGTCGCCCATCAGTCCTTCAGCATGCTCTCCAAGTACAAATTCGACGACGGCTGGGAGATCGGCGGGCAGGCGGTGTACCGCTCGAAGGTCTATGGCGGCACGTTCGCGGCCAATACCGGCAACGAACTGCCGAGCTATTGGCGCTTCGACGCGTTCGTCGAGAAGAAGATCGACAAGAACTGGACCATGAAGTTCTACGCGCAGAACCTGACCAACAAGCTGTACTACGACACGCTCTATCGCAGCGCGGTGCCGTTCGTGGCGGTCGCGCCGGGCCGGGCCTTCTACCTGATCACGACGGCGAAGTTCTGATCATGCTGACGTGCCTGCCTGGCATTCTGAGCAAAGACGATGTGGCGGATTTCCGCCGCATCATGGATGCCAGCGCATGGGAGGATGGCCGCTCGACCGCAGGGGCGCAGTCGGCCATGGTCAAGCGCAACGAGCAATTGCCGCCTGACAGCGAGGTCGCGCGGAAACTCGGCAATCGCATCATCTCGGCGCTGACGTCGAACCCGCGCTTCATCGCGGCGGCTGTTCCGCTCCAGATCTTCCCGCCGCTGTTCAACCGCTATGCGGCGGATAGCGGCCATCATTTCGGCCTGCATGTCGACAATGCGATCCGCGGCGACCGTCTGACCGGCCTTCGCATCCGCACAGACCTCTCGGTCACGCTGTTCCTCGCCGAGCCGGAGGAGTATGACGGTGGCGAACTTGTGATCGAGGACACCTACGGCTCGCACGAAGTCAAGTTGCCAGCCGGCGACTGCGTGCTCTATCCCTCGACCAGCCTGCACCTCGTCACGCCGGTAACCAGGGGAACGCGGGTTGCGTCTTTCTTCTGGCTCCAGAGCATGATACGGGACGATCAAGCCCGGAGCATGATCTTCGACCTCGACACCGCGATTCAGGCGCTGGTGGACCGGCTCGGGCGTGACGATCCCGAAACGGTCAAATTGACGGGTATCTATCACAACCTCATTCGCTACTGGGCCGAAGTATGAAGACCATGTCCCCGAGAGCTAGCCTTGCCGCCGCCGCGATGCTGGCGGCTGCCTGGCTCGCATCCCCCGTTTTGGCCCAGACACAAACCCCACCGGCACCCGCGCAGTCGGCGGCCCAGCCGGCTCCGGCGGCGCCGGCAGTGACGGCGCCTGCTGTCCAGGCTCCGACGGCGTCCACTCCGGTGGCGTCCCCGGCGGCCCCCGTTTCGACCACCGCCAAGCCCGATGCGGCGGCCGGCATCGCGCCGGCGATGAAGGAATTGTCGCCCTGGGTGATGTTCATGTCGGCGGACGTCATCGTGAAGGCGGTGATGATCGGGCTCGCCTTCGCATCGCTGATGACCTGGACCGTCCTGATCGCCAAGTCGATCGAGCTGTCGGTCGCATCCACCAGGCTTCGTTCGGCCCTGAAGAAAATTGCGGAGTCGCGCTCCCTCTCCGAAGCGCAGATGGCGCTCGGAGCCAGGGAGGGGATCCTGCCGTCGTTCCTGGCGGCGGCCCTGCGCGAGGCGCGGATGTCGGCCGGTCTGTCCAGCGATTCCGGCATCAAGGAGCGCGCAGCCTCCAGCTTTTCCGAGATCGTGCGCGCCGAGGCGCGGCGGATCCGCATCGGCATGGGCGTGCTCGCGACCATCGGCTCGACCTCGCCCTTCGTCGGTCTGTTCGGCACGGTCTGGGGCATCATGAACAGCTTCATCGGCATCTCGAAGTCGCAGACCACGAACCTCGCCGTCGTCGCGCCCGGCATCGCCGAAGCGCTGCTCGCCACCGCGATCGGCCTCGTCGCCGCGATCCCGGCCGTCATCATCTACAACCACTTCTCGCGCGTGACGAAGAGCTATCTCGAGCTCGTCAGCCGTGCCTCGGGTGCCGCGGGCCGGCTGCTCTCGCGTGATCTCGATCGCAGCCACGGCGGCGTGCATTCGCGCGCAGCGGAGTGAGCCATGGGCGTTTCGCTCGCAGACAACGATGACGACGACGATTTCTCGGAAACGCATGACATCAACGTCACGCCGTTCATCGACGTCATCCTGGTGCTGCTGATCATCTTCATGGTCGCAGCGCCGCTCTCCACGGTCGATCTGCCGATCGACCTGCCGACGTCCAGTGCGACGCCGCAGAAGAAGCCTGACAAGCCGACCTATCTCAGCATCAAGCCAGATCTGACGCTTGCCCTCGGGGAGAACCCGGTCCACCGCGCCGAGCTGATCGGGACGCTCGACGGACTGTCGGACATGAGCAAGGACAAGTACGTGTTCCTGCGTGCCGACAAGTCGGTCCCGTACGGGGAGTTGATGGGCGTCATGGAGCTCCTGCGCTCAGGCGGCTATACGCGGGTGAAGCTGGTGGCGCTGGAAGGCGCGCCGGGAGCGCCTGCGGCAGGCGCCGCTCAGCCTTAGAGGCCCGCGATGTCGGACGAACTCAAACCATCCCGGAAGCTCTGGATCCTGGCGGCGGTGGCCGCGCTCGTGCTTCATCTCGGCGGTGCTGCGCTCGCGCTGGCGCATTTGCGTGCCGATGACGACGGCGACGGCCTCGGCGCGAACGGCGCGGAATTCGCCGTGGAGATGGCCTCGCCCAAGGCGCCCGAAACCGATCTGCCGCCCGGGCCCGACAGCGAAGCGATGCAGGAGCAGCAGGCACTTCCCGAGCAGAAGGCCGAGACCAAGGAGACGGACCTTCCAAAGGACCAGTCGCAGCAGGTCGAGGATCCCGACCGCGTCGTGACCGAGAACGACTCGAAGAAGCCGACGGAAGAAGACCCGAAGATTCAGGCGGTGGAGACGCCGGCCGCCGAAGCCTCGCCGAAATCGGTCGCGACGGCACGGCAGACGCTCGAGGAGGATGCGCGCGAGGCCGAGAAGGCGCTGGCGCCCGTCATCGGCATCGGCAAGGACGTTCTGAAGCTGACAGCCGACTGGAACCGCAAGATCAGCGCGCATTTGTCGCTGCACAAGATCAATCCGGAAGGCAAACAGCCCAATAACCAGAAGGTCAAGGTGAGCTTCGCGATCAACCGGAAGGGCAACGTGTTGTCGGTGGATGTCGTGGAGTCATCAGGGGATCCAGCCTACGACGCGGCCGCGGTCTCGATCGTCCGCAAATCGGATCCGATCCCGCAGCCGCCAGCCGGGTTGACCGAAGACCGGTTCGAGCGGACCGTCGATATCATCTTCACGCCGGCCGACGCGAAAAAGAAGAAGACGGCTCAGCGCCAGTAGAGCCGGATCCCGACATAGACGACGACGAGGCAGCCAAAGATCAGCGCCACCGGCAGGGGCCGTTTCTGGGTTCCAGCTGCCGCGCCAGCCCCGAAAAAGCTGCTCGTCTTTGGCTTCGGCGCCGGGCGGCGGAAAGCGGTAACATTGTCCTCTGCCGGCTCTGCCGGGCGAGGGCGGACGTCGGGCGGGTTTCCCCCGCCGCCCATCTCGACATAATAGGCCTTGTAGATCGCGCCGATGGTCGCCTCGGTGGCCTCGCCCTCGCTCATCTGAGCCAGCAGGTTCTGGTAGCTCGCGAGGAATTCCTGGGCGCCCGAAGGCAGCGCGGACGCCCCGTTGAGCTTGGCCATCATCTTCCAGGTGGCAAAATCGGCGCGGGCGCGGGTGTCCGCGCGTCGCGCGATCAGCATATCGGCAGCTTTGACCAAGTCGGCCTCTGGCCCTTCGGCTTAAAGTTCGGGTACGGCTGTTCAACTACGCATTGCCGGTCAGGAAGAGAACAGCCTGAATCACATGACCGGTCAACGTTCGCAGTATTGCTGAAATAACATCAAGATTTAGACCGAACTGGGAACCTGCAAGGGGCAGCAGGATCAGCAGGCCGATCAGGATCAGCATCCCGAACGGTTCGAGCCGGGCCAGCGGCATGGCGAGGGCGCGCGGCAACAGCCCGACCGCGACGCGCCCGCCATCGAGCGGCGGGATCGGCATCATGTTGAAGACGGCCAGCGCCGCATTGAGCCGGATCGCATTCCAGATGTTATCGAGGAACCATCGCGCCGAGGCGGCCGGAGCCCATGACAGGGCGTGGATGGCAAGAGCCGCGATCAGCGCCAGCACGATGTTGGTGACGGGCCCGGCCAGCGCCACCCAGACCATGTCGAGCCTGGGGTTGTTAAGCTTGCGGAAATTCACCGGCACCGGCTTGGCGTAGCCAAATAGGAACGGCGAATGCGCAAACAGCAGCATCGCTGGAAGGATCACGGTGCCGAACGGGTCGATATGCCGGAACGGGTTGAAGCTGACCCGACCGAGCTGCGAGGCCGTGTCGTCGCCGAGACGATCCGCGACGAAAGCATGCGCTGCTTCGTGAAACGTGATGGCGATCAATACTGGGAAGACCCACACCGATAGGTCATAGAAGGAGATGTTCACGGCTCGTCCGTTCCGGTTTGCCTGGGCGCTCTGCAAAGCAGGCCGTATAGGGCCACAACCCTTTACGATCTACCGTCATATGGTGCCCAATTCCGAAATTGCCCGCTGCAAATGGTTCGCCGCCGAGCGCATTCGTGGTCATGATTTCCTGCGATAAAGGATGAACCGGGTTGATTCTTCGGTGCGCTCAAACTGCGCCGACAGGATCTGCTCCACCATGTCCTTCAGCCAGTCATACTCATAGGTCGCACCGCGATCCAAAATGAATTGGTCGGCCCCGGCAAAGCTCCGCGTAACGTGGTCCGGGCTGAACGTATCCCGGAAGGGGAGGAAGTAGCTCTTGGGTGCTCTGCCAACGGCCGCAAGAACGAGCCAGTCCTGGTCCGACAACAGCAACATGCGACCATCGGGAGGCTCGACCCTGTTGACCAGGTCGATGTCGCTGCCATCGAGCCGGACCGTGACCTGTCCCGCTCCGCGTCCCAGCCTCAGGCTGGCTATGCTCGGATATTGCAAGTACGAGCGCAGTCCGATCGTCACGCTCTGTTGACGATCCTGCGCGCACAGAAGCACGGTGACCGAGAGCGCTGCCGTTGCCGCCAACGACAGGGCAGGGATGATTTGCGAAGTCATTCGACCGAAGGCGGCGCGGAATGCCGATCGGCACCACCATGCGCAAACGGCAAGATAAGCAAAGGCGTTTTGCTGCCATACCGCGTCAAGTGACCGGTTCATCCACTTTGCCATGAAAACCAGCGCGACGAGAGACAGTACCAGCAGATAGGCGCGCTCGATGTTGCGGCAGCCGGCCCACGTTGCGGCGACGCTGACGACTGTGCCTATGGCCATCGCCGGCAAGATCAACTGGTAGACTGTCCCGAATCCGGGATGCCAGTTGATCGTCACCCCGACCCAATTCGAGACGCTGTGCAGGCCGATCGGGGCGAGCAAGACGTGCAGGAAGTCCATCGAAAGTACGGCCGGACCGAAGGCGGCGACGAACAATACGAGCAGGATGACGGCAGACAGTCCGGTGAATGCCACGACCTCCCAAGGCCAGCGCTTTTCCAGCACCCGCGCCGACAATGCCGTGCAGCCGACCAGCCAGGTATAAATCCCCGTCTCGGTATTCCAGAAGATCGAAACCGCGCAGACGGCAGACAGCGCCGCCAAAGACCAGCCTGAAGGCTGGATCATAAAGCGCGCAAGAATGCCCGTGGCGATGAACACGAACATGTACCTGATGGCGAGCGAAGACGGTCCGGCGAACGCGTCCCCCGCGCCATATTGACAGAGTGCGAGAAATACGAAGGCCAGGAGAAACGGCAGCGCCCTGTTCTGGAAGAAGTCGCGCAGCACCCAATAGGCCGAGAGGTGATAGATCGCGAGGCAAACCGCAACGAAACCGATGTAACGCAAATACAGGGCGTTCGGGTCGGTGCGCACAAACCGCCCAAACAAATACGAAGGGCCGTATCCATAGAAGGACAGGAAGTCGCGGCCAGGCACCAGGCCATCTGCAAACTGATAGAGCGCCGGTCCGACCAGGAACGATACGGCGTGCGGATTGCCCGCCGCCTCACTGGCCAGACGTTGCACGCTCAGCGGCAGAGTCAGGGCGAGCAGGGCTGTGACGAGCGCTGCGTCGATCCATCCAAATTCGAAGAAGGCGATCGGCCTGACGTCCTCGTCGCCCTTGATGCTGATGGGGGTCCGGATGCGCTTCACGAAAGGGATGAGGACCGCGCCGACCGTGACCGCTAGCGCGACCATTCGAACTCTCTGCTGGAATGCATCTTCCAGAAATGCCTCCAGCGCCACGACAATTGCCAGCGCCGAGACGTGAAACAGGATCAGCGACCGGCCTTCAAAGAATTTCCGGAGCCTGAGTGACGCAAAGGCCGAGAGGCCGCCGATCACATAAAACAGGACATAGAAGATCTTCTCGGCCCGCTTGATTACCGCACTGTCCGCGAAACCCAATTGGACGACTGGAAAGTCCTGCGCGAGATTGGCGCCCATATCCAGCTTGGCAGCGTTCAAGATCAGATAGGCAGAGATGCCGGCCGCAACAGCGCCGACACACGCTCCCCACACCGCAAGAGTCTGAAATCGCCAAAGTCCAAGTTCTGATTTTGTTATTGGCCTAACAAGACGCAACACCATCCCCCGCAAAACTAGCCCTGCGGAAGCTTAAAATAAAAAGAAACCTGTGGCCACCATGACGGGTTTCATGGCCCTCGCCGGAAGACAAGAGGCAGACGTCGGCCACCCCGACCCGAAATCGCAACAGCGCCGGAATCCGGATCGCGACGACGATGGCGGTGAGGTGCTCGGGCCGCCGGTGCCGCGTCAGGCGAAGCCCGACATCACGTCGGAATCGTCCCCTGATATTGCACCAGGCCGTCGTCGAGCTTCAGCCAGGTGGGCTTTTCCGAGACCCAGATGTGCTCGGTCGGCGCGAAGGCGTTGCGGTCGTCGAACACGGAGAGGGACACGCCCGCCAGCGTCCCATTGCGTCGCCAGGCGAACAGGCGCGTGCCGCAGCGCTTGCAGAACACGCGGTCGATGGCCTCGGACGACGCATAGCGCTCGGTCTCGCCTTCGACGCTCAGCGCGCGCTGGTCGAACTGCGCGCGGGCGAAGAAGGGCGAGCCCATCGCTTTCTGACACAGACGGCAATGGCAGACGCGAACGTTGAGCGGCTCGCCCTCCGCCTTGAACCGCACCGCGCCGCACAGGCACCCGCCTTCCCGGATCATGCTGTCCTCAATAGGTTGCGCGTCCGCCGGAAATGTCGAACACCGCGCCGGTCGAGAAAGCACAGTCTTCGGACGCGAGCCAGGCCACCATCGCGGCGAGCTCTTCGACCAGAACGAAGCGCCCCTTCGGAATCTTCGACAGCATGAAATCGATGTGCTGCTGTGTCATCTGGTCGAAGATCGCAGTCTTGGCCGCGGCCGGCGTCACCGCATTGACGAGGATGTCGTGTGCGGCGAGCTCCTTGCCGAGCGATTTGGTCAGCGCGATCAGGCCAGCCTTGGAGGCCGAATAGTGCGAGGCGTTCGGATTGCCTTCCTTGCCGGCGATGGAGGCGATGTTCACGATGCGCCCGTATTTCTGCTTGAGCATCGCGGGCACGATCGCCTTGCAGACGATGAAGGGACCGTCGAGGTTGATGCGCAGCACCTTGCGCCATTCCTCCAGATCGGTCTCCCAGACCGGCTTGTTGACGCCGGCGATGCCGGCGTTGTTGACGAGGATGTCGATCTTGCCGAACGCGGCCAGCGTCGCATCGCGCGCCTGCTCGACGGCTGCGGTATCGGTGACGTCGACCTTGAAGACTTTGGTCTCGCCGCCGATCTCCTTCGCCGTCTTCTCGGCCAGCGCGGCGTCGAAATCCCAAATCGCGACCTTGGCGCCGGAGGCGGCGAAGCGCTGGGTGATGGCGCGGCCAAAGCCCTGCGCGCCGCCGGTGACGATGGCGACGCGGCCGTCGAGGTCGATCTTGTTCATGAGACTGATCCCCAGGCGTCAGAGCATGTAGCCGCCGTCGACGACGAGGTCGACGCCAGTGGTGAAGGCGCTCTCGTCGCTGCCGAGATAGACGGCCATGTTGGCGATCTCCTCGGCGGTGCCGAGCCGGCCCATCTTCTGGCGGGAGATGAACATCTCCTTGCCCTGCGGTCCCTGTGCGGCGGCGCGGTCGAGCATCGAGGGCGTCTCGACGGTGCCGGGGCAGATCGAGTTGCAGCGGATGCCCTTGGTGATGAAGTCGAGCGCGACCGCACGCGACAGCAGCGACACGGCAGCCTTCGACGAGCTGTAGACGTAGCGGTTCGCCGGCGGTCGCAGCGCGGCGCAGGACGAGATGTTGACGATGCTGCCGCCGCCGCCCGCGAGCATCTCGGGCAGGAAGGCCTTGATGGTCCGGTGCATCGACTTGACGTTGAGGTCGAACGAGAAGTCGAAATCCTCCTCCGAGCACTCCAGGATGGTGCCGTGGTGCACGAAGCCGGCTGCATTGAGCAGGATGTCGATCCTGCCGACGCGCTTTGCAAAAGCGTTGACGTCGGCGGTGTTGCGGACGTCGAGCTTGGCGACCTCGGCGATGCCTTCCTTGGTCAGATCGGC
The sequence above is drawn from the Bradyrhizobium amphicarpaeae genome and encodes:
- a CDS encoding SDR family oxidoreductase, translated to MANRLKGKRAVVTAAAAGIGRACALAFAREGATVIATDINEAGIADLTKEGIAEVAKLDVRNTADVNAFAKRVGRIDILLNAAGFVHHGTILECSEEDFDFSFDLNVKSMHRTIKAFLPEMLAGGGGSIVNISSCAALRPPANRYVYSSSKAAVSLLSRAVALDFITKGIRCNSICPGTVETPSMLDRAAAQGPQGKEMFISRQKMGRLGTAEEIANMAVYLGSDESAFTTGVDLVVDGGYML
- a CDS encoding Fe2+-dependent dioxygenase; this translates as MLTCLPGILSKDDVADFRRIMDASAWEDGRSTAGAQSAMVKRNEQLPPDSEVARKLGNRIISALTSNPRFIAAAVPLQIFPPLFNRYAADSGHHFGLHVDNAIRGDRLTGLRIRTDLSVTLFLAEPEEYDGGELVIEDTYGSHEVKLPAGDCVLYPSTSLHLVTPVTRGTRVASFFWLQSMIRDDQARSMIFDLDTAIQALVDRLGRDDPETVKLTGIYHNLIRYWAEV
- a CDS encoding SDR family NAD(P)-dependent oxidoreductase — its product is MNKIDLDGRVAIVTGGAQGFGRAITQRFAASGAKVAIWDFDAALAEKTAKEIGGETKVFKVDVTDTAAVEQARDATLAAFGKIDILVNNAGIAGVNKPVWETDLEEWRKVLRINLDGPFIVCKAIVPAMLKQKYGRIVNIASIAGKEGNPNASHYSASKAGLIALTKSLGKELAAHDILVNAVTPAAAKTAIFDQMTQQHIDFMLSKIPKGRFVLVEELAAMVAWLASEDCAFSTGAVFDISGGRATY
- a CDS encoding GFA family protein; its protein translation is MIREGGCLCGAVRFKAEGEPLNVRVCHCRLCQKAMGSPFFARAQFDQRALSVEGETERYASSEAIDRVFCKRCGTRLFAWRRNGTLAGVSLSVFDDRNAFAPTEHIWVSEKPTWLKLDDGLVQYQGTIPT
- the exbD gene encoding TonB system transport protein ExbD, with the translated sequence MGVSLADNDDDDDFSETHDINVTPFIDVILVLLIIFMVAAPLSTVDLPIDLPTSSATPQKKPDKPTYLSIKPDLTLALGENPVHRAELIGTLDGLSDMSKDKYVFLRADKSVPYGELMGVMELLRSGGYTRVKLVALEGAPGAPAAGAAQP
- a CDS encoding site-2 protease family protein, yielding MNISFYDLSVWVFPVLIAITFHEAAHAFVADRLGDDTASQLGRVSFNPFRHIDPFGTVILPAMLLFAHSPFLFGYAKPVPVNFRKLNNPRLDMVWVALAGPVTNIVLALIAALAIHALSWAPAASARWFLDNIWNAIRLNAALAVFNMMPIPPLDGGRVAVGLLPRALAMPLARLEPFGMLILIGLLILLPLAGSQFGLNLDVISAILRTLTGHVIQAVLFLTGNA
- the exbB gene encoding tonB-system energizer ExbB, encoding MKTMSPRASLAAAAMLAAAWLASPVLAQTQTPPAPAQSAAQPAPAAPAVTAPAVQAPTASTPVASPAAPVSTTAKPDAAAGIAPAMKELSPWVMFMSADVIVKAVMIGLAFASLMTWTVLIAKSIELSVASTRLRSALKKIAESRSLSEAQMALGAREGILPSFLAAALREARMSAGLSSDSGIKERAASSFSEIVRAEARRIRIGMGVLATIGSTSPFVGLFGTVWGIMNSFIGISKSQTTNLAVVAPGIAEALLATAIGLVAAIPAVIIYNHFSRVTKSYLELVSRASGAAGRLLSRDLDRSHGGVHSRAAE
- a CDS encoding energy transducer TonB family protein gives rise to the protein MSDELKPSRKLWILAAVAALVLHLGGAALALAHLRADDDGDGLGANGAEFAVEMASPKAPETDLPPGPDSEAMQEQQALPEQKAETKETDLPKDQSQQVEDPDRVVTENDSKKPTEEDPKIQAVETPAAEASPKSVATARQTLEEDAREAEKALAPVIGIGKDVLKLTADWNRKISAHLSLHKINPEGKQPNNQKVKVSFAINRKGNVLSVDVVESSGDPAYDAAAVSIVRKSDPIPQPPAGLTEDRFERTVDIIFTPADAKKKKTAQRQ